The genomic stretch ACAAGAAATGTAAAATCATCAGTTCAAGCTACAAACACCGGTGATTTGAGTCTTTGTTTTAATTAGTCAGAGAAGTTCTCATGGCTCAAGCCAACGTCACCAGTCCCTTTCCTGGCTATTTCATCCTTGTGGGCTTTCCGGGACTGGAGGACTTGTACCTTTACCTCGCCTGTTTCTTCACCGTACTCTATGTGGTGTCCACCACTGGAAATTTGACTCTGCTCTCTATTATCAAGATAGACCGAAGTCTCCATGAGCCCATGTACATCTTTCTCTTCATGTTGTCCACCACTGACCTGCTGCTGTCCACTTTTCTCACACCTAAGATTTTGGAGATCCTTTGGGTGAGGCGCCATGAGACATCCTATGAGGCTTGCCTCACACAGCTTTTCTTAATCCATTCATTTGCAACCACCGAGTCCTTCATTCTTGTAGCCATGGCTTTTGACCGGTACGTAGCTATTTGCCATCCCTTAAGATACTTTTCAATAATAACAAAAGGTGTCATTATTAAAATAGCAGTGTGTGGTGTTATTAGGACTGAGGCCATCATGGTCCCAATAATGTACTTACTTAAAAAGTTGCCTTTCTGCTCCAATAACATCATCCACCATTCTTACTGTGAACACATGGCCGTGGTGAAGCTGGCCTGTGCGGATACTTCTATCAACAACATCTACGGCATTATTGTGATGCTGGTCACCTCCTTGCTGGATTTGTTCTTCATAACCTCGTCCTATGTTCTGATTCTTCGAGCAGTGTTGCGGCTCGGCTCAAGAGATGCCCGGTTGAAGACCCTCAGTACTTGTACCTCTCACATATGTGTCATGCTCGCCTTTTATGTTCCTGCAATCCTCTCCTCAATAGTCTACCGTGTTCTAACAAATGTTCCTCTCCATATTCACATTTTGTTGGCCAATGTCTACCTAATTCTACCACCCCTAATTAACCCAATTGTGTATGGTGTGAAGACCAAGCAGGTTCGAAGGAGATTGCTATTCATCTTTAAATTATGACTTCAGCCACAAGGGAAGACCCATATATGTTTTGTTGTGAACGGGCTTGAATCCAATAGCCTTTTATGAAATGTGATTGTTTTTATATTGATTGTTCTACAATGTTTTGTGGAGGTTCTCATTTATCCAGGTCTTCACATCTCCACACAGTATGAGGGATAGTTGTTTCATTAGAAACAAAAACACTGATCTATAAGGGTGAAGAAACATTTTGTAGAACACAAAAGGCATCCAAGCTACCTTGTTTGAATTTATTGACTTTTTGGTTGGAGATTCTGTAATTATTTTCTGAAAGGTGTTGGAAGCAAGTCATATATTGTGGTCACCTTCCATAGCTTTGGAATGAGTTGTCCAGCAGAATGCATTTCAGTGCCATCTAGTCTATTTGAATTTACCTAACTACCCTTGAGAAGAGAGCTGAGCTTGTATCACTTTTATACTATACATGGGGACTGAAAAGTAACTGGGGGAACAAAGTATACCACACACTAGATGTCGAAAGCAAGTAAAACAGTATTTGGGGTAAAAATGATGCCCAAATATTCTTAGAAATGCCTGTATGCTTTAAAGCAAATGGAAAGTGAGAAATTTGAggttgatacttacctaagtacagGAACAACaccggggcccatatgcaattcactttttcacatgagttttctcccaggtgatatttttacaacttgtaaataaaattccttttaaagggactccgagctcagagtaaaaataaaatttgaacttacccggggcttttccatcccagccctggtcgggacgtcccacaccggcctcctggctcttctcccggcggctgtccacatagcgcggacaggccggtcccccgggcgacactggcgagtgtcgggccttctccttccgtatacgtcacgaatgacgtcacacgccggccgccgcgcgtcatgacggcggccggcgtgacagcacggtgcatgcgcggtttaagagccgggaggccggcgtgggacgtcccgaccagggctaggatggaaaaagccccgggtacgttcaaattttatttttactctgagctcggagtcactttaaattaCCAGAAAGCAAGACCacgctaaaaataatttttttatttttttttcaactactttttggtacttcttaaattataaaatgctgaaatgttattaaaaatacaagatgaaaaaggatcacctaggagaaaacttaggagaaaaagttaattgcatataggcctggGGCCCCTATGGAATtggctttttctcctgagttttctcctaggcagtggtgggccgaaattgcgTATCGAAATTtacaattatgcatcgtaatgcgaaatttcagagaaaatcatcaTTCATTTTGTATGAATGAATTATAATATtttataattttgcgtaatttttttaacatttcgcatatttttgtgccaaatttagaggttaatagcaaagcccccatacaagctattgctaccaaaattgttaCATTGTATTTCCAATACAACATGATTGCATCGTGTTAGCAATGAGATTGGGCCTGATCCTATgtactcctaagttttctcctagtataAATGACACACAGTAAGTGCATTATACCCTCATAGTGGAGGTGTTACTCACTCAATACCTGTATGGGGTGATTCACACAGCTTCATTATTTCTCTACataactgtaaggagagctaatgcatgagataaacaggtaagggccatatgcaattcactttttctcctgagtttgctcctaggtgatatttttaaacttgtcaataaaatgccttttaagccaccagaaagcaaggaaatactcaaaataaatttgatagtacttctttacctattttttggtactttttttttagttgaaaagtgctagaaggttattttaaattgaagatgaaaaattatctcctgggagaaaactcaggagaaaaagtgaattgaacgagggccaaggagagataaacctcaggccatatgcaatttactttttctcctgagttttctcctaagagatacattttcatcttctattaaaaataattttcagcaccctgcaattggaaaagtaccaaaaaatagttgaaaaaggtactatcaaaattattttgaacattttcttgcttgctggtgggtttaaaggcattttattgacaagtttgaaaacatcacctaggagaaaattgaggagtaaaagtgaattgcatatgggcccatagcgcaattagctttttctccaaagttttccttagttttcccctaggtgatcattttctatcttgtttttctttttaaaataacttttcagcatttcgcaATTGTGAAAGaaccaaaagtagtagaaaaagtaccatcaaaactattttgtgtattttcttgcttgctggggatttaaaatgcattttattaacaatgTGTGAAAATAGCAACTTGGAGAAATctaaggagaaaaggggaattgcatataggcccatgAGTTAAAGCATTTGA from Hyperolius riggenbachi isolate aHypRig1 chromosome 2, aHypRig1.pri, whole genome shotgun sequence encodes the following:
- the LOC137542360 gene encoding olfactory receptor 52K1-like, producing MAQANVTSPFPGYFILVGFPGLEDLYLYLACFFTVLYVVSTTGNLTLLSIIKIDRSLHEPMYIFLFMLSTTDLLLSTFLTPKILEILWVRRHETSYEACLTQLFLIHSFATTESFILVAMAFDRYVAICHPLRYFSIITKGVIIKIAVCGVIRTEAIMVPIMYLLKKLPFCSNNIIHHSYCEHMAVVKLACADTSINNIYGIIVMLVTSLLDLFFITSSYVLILRAVLRLGSRDARLKTLSTCTSHICVMLAFYVPAILSSIVYRVLTNVPLHIHILLANVYLILPPLINPIVYGVKTKQVRRRLLFIFKL